A genomic stretch from Streptosporangiales bacterium includes:
- a CDS encoding DsbA family oxidoreductase codes for MRIEIWSDIVCPWCAIGKAQLEAALAEFEHADGVDVVWRSFELDPGAPAVREGDYAAMLASKYGTSLAGGQAMIARMTEAAADAGLGFDLERARPGNSFDAHRLAHLAADHGRQSAVVQRLMRGYLSEGEAIGDPATLLRLAADAGLEPDQVRDTLDSDAYADAVRAEEHEALELGVTAVPLFLLDRRLAIPGAQPVEMMLQALRRATRERDPAAARDTPVHRVDREAR; via the coding sequence ATGAGAATCGAGATCTGGTCGGACATCGTGTGTCCGTGGTGTGCGATCGGCAAGGCGCAGCTCGAGGCGGCGCTTGCCGAGTTCGAGCATGCCGACGGCGTCGACGTGGTCTGGCGCAGCTTCGAGCTCGACCCTGGTGCCCCCGCTGTGCGGGAAGGCGACTACGCCGCCATGCTGGCGAGCAAGTACGGCACCAGCCTGGCCGGCGGGCAGGCGATGATCGCGCGAATGACCGAGGCCGCCGCCGACGCGGGCCTGGGGTTCGACCTCGAACGTGCCCGTCCCGGCAACTCCTTCGACGCGCACCGGCTCGCACACCTCGCCGCGGACCACGGCCGGCAGAGTGCAGTCGTCCAGCGCCTCATGCGTGGCTATCTGTCCGAAGGCGAGGCCATCGGCGACCCCGCCACCTTGCTGCGGCTCGCCGCCGACGCCGGCCTGGAGCCGGACCAGGTGCGCGACACCCTCGACTCGGACGCCTACGCCGACGCGGTGCGCGCCGAAGAGCACGAGGCGCTCGAACTCGGCGTCACCGCGGTGCCGCTGTTCCTGCTCGACCGGCGACTCGCGATACCCGGTGCCCAACCGGTCGAGATGATGCTTCAGGCGCTGCGCCGCGCCACGCGAGAACGCGATCCGGCCGCGGCCCGTGACAC